In Pyricularia oryzae 70-15 chromosome 2, whole genome shotgun sequence, one genomic interval encodes:
- a CDS encoding bilirubin oxidase translates to MSSSARVSSLLAAALLAFVPPTLAKDWEGAPYKWLFQFPLPIPPLKTKKYDTFTHPTTGGAIKYYELEEKVFSQNVYPDRGNATLRGYDGMSPGPTFLVEKDEEAIVRITNHATRPTSTHLHGSYSRPAFDGWAEDLTPVGSFKDYYYPNSQNGRMLWYHDHAIDHTAENAYYGLAGAYIIHDKNEDKLGLPSGYGQFDVPLVLAAKQYNQDGSLFSPEGETTSLYGDVIQVNGQPWPFMNVQARKYRFRFLNAAISRTFWMYFELTDQVGKKIPFQVIATDSGLLSGPQKTDNMYISMAERYEIVFDFKDFKGKTIMLRNERDFAPDTDYLHTDKIMTFKVAKDSVSDPSQVPSSLRTIPYPPAKTTVDKRFKFERNNGQWTINGVTWEDANNRVLAKPQRGSTEVWELENSSGGWTHPIHVHLVDFQVIKRVNGKRTLQSYETAGLKDVVWLGPGETVTVRAIYGPMEGLYMFHCHNLIHEDHAMMAAFNVTHLDDLGYNDPNFMDPMEQRWQAKPEGPELYTLDAVKQRIDYMAKAAPYVDLKGIEDKLTSYWAGKTSSTTAGSTSGGKNDSGKGGSGKGSDDSGKSGSGKGSDDKKNKTKRDKGFMARRTARPTGN, encoded by the exons ATGTCGTCGTCAGCCCGAGTATCGTCACTGCTCGCTGCAGCACTTTTGGCATTTGTTCCTCCAACCCTTGCCAAGGACTGGGAAGGAGCGCCATACAAATGGCTTTTCCAGTTCCCCTTGCCGATCCCTCCGCTCAAGACGAAAAAATA TGATACTTTTACGCACCCCACCACCGGCGGTGCCATAAAGTACTATGAGCTGGAGGAGAAGGTCTTTTCTCAGAATGTATACCCGGATCGTGGCAACGCAACTCTGAGAGGATACGACGGCATGTCCCCAGGCCCGACGTTTCTTGTCGAGAAGGACGAGGAAGCCATCGTCCGCATAACAAACCATGCCACCCGGCCGACGTCGACACATCTTCATGGATCATACTCT CGACCCGCGTTTGACGGATGGGCCGAGGATCTGACTCCGGTCGGCAGCTTCAAGGATTACTACTATCCCAACAGCCAAAACGGCCGCATGCTGTGGTACCACGACCACGCCATCGACCACACTGCCGAAAATGCATACTACGGCCTTGCTGGCGCGTACATAATCCACGACAAGAACGAGGACAAGCTGGGGCTTCCCAGCGGATATGGCCAGTTCGACGTTCCCCTTGTGCTGGCAGCAAAGCAGTACAACCAGGACGGATCGCTCTTCTCGCCCGAGGGCGAAACGACCAGTCTGTACGGCGACGTGATCCAAGTCAACGGTCAGCCTTGGCCGTTCATGAACGTACAAGCACGCAAATACCGCTTCCGCTTCCTCAACGCGGCCATCTCGCGCACGTTCTGGATGTACTTTGAGCTTACCGACCAAGTCGGCAAGAAGATCCCATTCCAGGTCATTGCAACCGACTCGGGTCTGCTGAGCGGGCCGCAAAAGACGGACAACATGTACATCTCAATGGCTGAACGGTATGAAATCGTCTTTGACTTCAAGGACTTCAAGGGCAAGACGATCATGCTCCGCAACGAGCGCGACTTTGCTCCAGACACCGACTACCTGCACACCGACAAGATCATGACTTTCAAGGTGGCCAAGGACAGCGTCTCGGATCCGTCCCAGGTCCCCTCGAGCCTCCGCACCATTCCCTACCCGCCCGCCAAGACGACGGTGGACAAGCGCTTCAAGTTTGAGCGCAACAACGGCCAGTGGACCATCAACGGTGTGACTTGGGAGGATGCCAACAACCGTGTCCTGGCCAAGCCGCAGCGGGGATCGACCGAGGTGTGGGAGCTGGAGAACAGCAGTGGCGGCTGGACGCACCCCATCCACGTCCACTTGGTGGATTTCCAGGTCATCAAGAGGGTCAATGGAAAGCGAACCCTGCAGTCGTACGAGACGGCCGGCCTCAAGGATGTCGTCTGGCTGGGTCCGGGAGAGACGGTGACGGTGCGGGCTATATACGGTCCCATGGAGGGCCTGTACATGTTCCACTGCCACAACCTCATCCATGAGGACCACGCCATGATGGCAGCCTTTAACGTCACCCACCTCGACGACCTCGGTTACAACGACCCCAACTTCATGGACCCGATGGAGCAAAGGTGGCAGGCAAAACCCGAGGGCCCGGAGCTGTACACCTTGGATGCAGTAAAGCAGAGGATCGATTACATGGCCAAGGCTGCGCCGTATGTCGACCTCAAGGGTATCGAGGACAAACTGACGAGCTACTGGGCCGGTAAAACATCCTCGACCACTGCTGGTTCAACCTCTGGTGGCAAGAATGACAGCGGGAAAGGCGGTTCGGGCAAGGGCTCTGACGATAGTGGAAAGAGTGGATCGGGGAAGGGCTCCGATGAtaagaagaacaagacaaAGCGCGACAAAGGTTTCATGGCGAGGCGTACGGCCAGGCCGACAGGCAACTGA
- a CDS encoding glycerophosphoryl diester phosphodiesterase, translating into MRVNSIQLALAGLAAVSNAVPVKQSVDTQKPITKLQLGPRPYWLVDSLEDSPLKTELEQCKEMEMKPTAWSIGHRGGGTMQIPEHSIESFLAGTRMGAGIQECDVAFTKDLELVCRHSHCDLHTTTNIVDIPELNAKCTTPFQPADPATGKTATAKCCTSDITIAEYKTLCAKMDGSNPNATTTAQYLKGTPTWRTDLYSNECAKVLTHKESIKLIDSLGLKFTPELKTPEVPMPFAGDYTQEKFAQQMIDEYKEAGIDPSRVYPQSFLYADILYWLKAEPEFAKQAVLLDESADAPGAFPGAVANLTRYAADGVPIIAPPLPYLVTVGKDDSGKEKLVPSIYATEAKRLGMKIIAWTAERSGWVGNAARSGDYYYATVANYTKKDGDVYQVLDVLGRDIGVLGVFSDWSATVTYYANCFGLFP; encoded by the exons ATGCGTGTCAACTCCATCCAGCTCGCCCTTGCCGGGCTCGCAGCTGTCAGCAATGCCGTGCCTGTCAAACAGAGCGTCGACACCCAGAAGCCCATCACCAAGCTTCAGCTTGGGCCACGCCCTTACTGGCTGGTTGACAGCCTCGAGGACAGCCCTCTCAAGACTGAGCTTGAGCAGTGCAAAGAGATGGAGATGAAGCCCACCGCCTGGTCCATCGGACACCGAGGTGGTGGCACCATGCAGATTCCGGAGCACTCAATAGAGTCCTTCCTCGCTG GAACGCGAATGGGAGCCGGTATCCAGGAGTGCGACGTAGCATTCACCAAGGACCTGGAGCTCGTGTGCCGCCACTCACACTGCGACCTGCACACCACAACCAACATCGTTGACATCCCCGAGCTCAACGCCAAGTGCACCACGCCCTTCCAGCCCGCGGACCCGGCAACCGGCAAGACCGCCACGGCAAAGTGCTGCACCAGCGACATCACCATCGCCGAGTACAAGACGCTCTGCGCCAAGATGGACGGCTCCAACCCCAACGCCACCACAACGGCCCAGTACCTCAAGGGCACGCCGACGTGGCGGACGGACCTGTACTCCAACGAGTGCGCCAAGGTCCTGACCCACAAGGAGAGCATCAAGCTCATCGACAGCCTGGGTCTCAAGTTCACCCCCGAGCTCAAGACCCCCGAGGTCCCCATGCCCTTTGCCGGCGACTACACCCAGGAAAAGTTCGCCCAGCAGATGATTGACGAGTACAAGGAGGCCGGCATCGACCCCTCGCGCGTCTACCCGCAGTCGTTCCTGTACGCCGACATCCTGTACTGGCTCAAGGCCGAGCCCGAGTTCGCCAAGCAGGCCGTCTTGCTGGACGAGTCGGCCGACGCTCCCGGTGCGTTCCCCGGCGCCGTCGCGAACCTGACCCGGTACGCCGCCGACGGCGTGCCCATCATCGCACCCCCTCTGCCCTACCTCGTCACTGTTGGCAAGGACGACAGCGGCAAGGAGAAGCTCGTGCCTTCGATCTACGCCACCGAGGCCAAGAGGCTCGGCATGAAAATCATCGCCTGGACGGCCGAGAGGTCCGGATGGGTTGGCAACGCTGCCCGCTCGGGCGACTACTACTACGCCACTGTGGCAAACTACACCAAGAAGGACGGTGATGTTTACCAGGTTCTGGACGTCCTAGGCAGGGATATCGGCGTCCTGGGAGTCTTCTCTGACTGGTCGGCCACCGTGACCTACTACGCCAACTGCTTTGGTCTGTTCCCTTGA
- a CDS encoding ATP-dependent RNA helicase DBP4: MAHKGKAAPAKPPTSHKKEVKSLKRKRGQEELSTLRKAIDEFDLKSTPKAFAELPLSEPTAKGVRDSHFETLTDIQARAIPLALKGRDILGAAKTGSGKTLAFLVPLLEKLYREQWTQEAKLGALVLSPTRELAVQTFQVLRKIGRHHLFSAGLVIGGKSVREEAEALSRMNILIGTPGRILQHLDQTHGFDVDNLQLLVLDEADRIMDLGFQRDVDALVQHLPTTRQTLLFSATQSKKVSDLARLSLKDPEYVSVHAEATTATPSTLQQHYIVTPLPEKLDTLWGFIKANLKSKMVVFLSSGKQVRFVYESFRQMQPGIPLLHMHGRQKQLARLDVTKRFDSSKHACLFATDVIARGIDFTGVDWVVQVDAPEDTDDYIHRVGRTARYEREGKAVIFLDPSEEAGMLKRLERKKVPITKVTAKDSKKKSIRDELQSICWKSHDVKYLAQKAFISYARAVHRATERDEKHNENSDQVFKFDKLDLEGFAKSMGLAGAPQIKFQKGEDVKRMKNAPRAPLSSGSEDESGDDKPRRRKKDEVRTKADKMFERTNQDVLSKHYRNLVEDGENDEEEDFFTTKRVLRGDELDEAAGGAGAGLPTAKTIDLGGTELVLDSKRREKLIKSKKQLAKLKGKGQKLVFDDDGVAHPLYTLQDEDDFKQQGPAEALRKQFVEQEGDKVKEADIDDKALAKQKKREKKLKRKARERGEAEGNGGPQLAGGDDDDEDPLEMLRSLPMAGTTRDSGDDESEDERPKKKPKKWFQDDSDDERKPKSKVIELDHEPDTLEDYEAIAAGLLDD; encoded by the coding sequence ATGGCTCACAAGGGCAAAGCCGCTCCGGCAAAGCCGCCGACATCGCACAAGAAAGAGGTCAAGTCGCTCAAACGGAAAAGAGGCCAGGAGGAGCTCAGCACCCTCCGCAAAGCCATCGACGAGTTCGACCTTAAATCCACCCCCAAGGCCTTTGCAGAGCTGCCCTTGTCCGAACCGACAGCCAAAGGAGTGCGCGACTCTCACTTCGAGACTCTCACCGATATTCAGGCGCGCGCGATCCCTCTCGCCCTCAAGGGCCGCGACATCCTCGGTGCGGCCAAGACTGGGTCCGGCAAGACTCTCGCGTTCCTCGTCCCCCTCCTCGAGAAGCTCTACCGTGAGCAATGGACCCAGGAGGCCAAGCTGGGCGCGCTTGTCCTCAGTCCGACACGCGAACTGGCCGTGCAGACTTTCCAGGTGCTGCGCAAGATTGGCAGGCACCACCTGTTCTCGGCGGGCCTGGTGATTGGTGGCAAGAGCGTGCGTGAGGAGGCCGAAGCTCTCTCGCGCATGAACATTTTGATCGGGACGCCGGGACGAATCCTCCAGCACCTGGACCAGACACATGGTTTCGATGTCGACAATCTTCAGCTGCTGGTCCTGGACGAGGCGGACAGAATCATGGACCTGGGTTTCCAGAGAGATGTGGATGCCCTCGTACAGCACCTCCCGACCACACGCCAGACCCTTTTGTTCAGTGCGacgcaaagcaaaaaagtcTCTGACCTGGCGCGCCTGAGTCTGAAGGATCCCGAATATGTCTCGGTGCATGCCGAGGCCACCACGGCGACCCCCAGCACACTTCAGCAACACTACATAGTCACACCCCTTCCCGAAAAACTCGATACGCTGTGGGGCTTCATCAAGGCGAATCTCAAAAGCAAGATGGTGGTGTTCCTTTCATCAGGAAAACAGGTCCGCTTTGTCTACGAGAGTTTCCGTCAGATGCAGCCAGGTATCCCGCTTTTGCACATGCATGGTCGTCAGAAACAGTTGGCGCGCCTCGACGTTACCAAGCGCTTTGACTCTTCAAAACATGCCTGTCTCTTCGCCACTGATGTTATCGCCCGTGGAATAGACTTCACCGGGGTGGACTGGGTTGTCCAGGTCGATGCGCCCGAAGATACTGACGACTACATCCACCGAGTCGGCCGGACGGCGCGTTACGAGAGGGAGGGCAAGGCTGTTATTTTCCTGGATCCCAGCGAGGAGGCAGGCATGCTCAAGAGGCTAGAGAGGAAGAAGGTGCCCATCACCAAGGTCACCGCCAAGGattcaaagaaaaagagcatACGAGACGAGCTCCAAAGTATATGCTGGAAGAGCCACGACGTCAAGTACCTGGCGCAAAAGGCCTTTATTAGTTACGCACGTGCTGTCCATCGTGCGACGGAAAGGGACGAGAAGCACAATGAGAACAGTGATCAGGTGTTCAAGTTTGATAAGCTCGACCTGGAGGGATTTGCCAAGAGTATGGGTTTGGCCGGTGCTCCGCAAATAAAGTTCCAAAAGGGAGAGGACGTCAAGCGGATGAAGAATGCGCCTCGCGCACCCTTGTCAAGCGGCTCTGAAGATGAGTCCGGCGACGACAAGCCGAGGCGGAGGAAGAAGGATGAGGTGCGGACCAAGGCGGACAAGATGTTTGAACGAACCAACCAAGACGTCTTGTCGAAGCACTACAGAAATCTGGTGGAGGACGGAGAaaacgacgaggaggaggacttTTTCACAACGAAACGAGTCCTGCGCGGAGACGAGCTCGACGAGGCCGcgggcggcgccggcgcagGTCTCCCTACAGCCAAAACCATCGACCTTGGCGGCACCGAGCTTGTGCTTGACTCCAAGAGGAGGGAGAAGCTCATCAAGTCCAAGAAGCAGCTCGCCAagctcaagggcaagggaCAGAAGCTGGTgttcgacgacgacggcgtcgCCCACCCTCTGTACACACtgcaggacgaggacgacttCAAGCAGCAGGGTCCGGCGGAGGCTCTGCGGAAGCAATTCGTCGAGCAAGAGGGCGACAAGGTCAAGGAGGCCGATATCGACGACAAGGCGCTCGCCAAACAGAAGAAGAGGGAAAAGAAGCTCAAGCGCAAGGCAAGAGAACGTGGCGAGGCAGAAGGGAACGGGGGCCCGCAGCTTGcaggcggcgacgacgacgacgaagaccCGCTCGAAATGCTCCGGTCATTGCCCATGGCAGGGACCACGAGAGATAGTGGCGATGATGAAAGTGAGGACGAAAGGCCAAAGAAGAAGCCCAAGAAGTGGTTCCAGGACGACTCGGACGATGAAAGGAAGCCCAAGAGCAAGGTCATTGAGCTTGATCATGAGCCTGACACGCTCGAAGATTACGAGGCCATCGCCGCTGGCCTGCTTGACGACTAG
- a CDS encoding FAD synthetase, which produces MPESLVEPLHDNKSQPLTNGAANAASDAPAQRSLRDVCNDAQRKVAAFLSEPDPGSEILRAVQRQVRISLDVVDKALEEYGIPELSLSYNGGKDCLVMLILILACLPRHFDSSNTPPPTTEPATTTTPIKAIPQPPRLSAPSPPRQFPDSLQAVYVVSRHPFAEVDAFVDRTSAEYHLAVERIAQPMKPALHAYLAARPAVRAVFVGTRRTDPHGESLTHFDATDPGWPPFMRVHPVIDWHYAEIWAFIRRLGIPYCELYDRGYTSLGGTTDTNPNPALKRVVEDTASGKADSQETFRPAYELMDDYEERLGRDR; this is translated from the exons ATGCCAGAAAGCCTAGTAGAGCCACTGCACGACAACAAGAGCCAGCCGCTCACCAACGGCGCGGCCAATGCGGCGTCTGACGCTCCGGCGCAACGCTCCCTCCGCGACGTCTGCAACGATGCGCAGCGCAAAGTCGCCGCCTTCCTGAGCGAACCAGACCCGGGCTCCGAGATTCTACGAGCTGTGCAGCGACAGGTCCGCATCTCGCTGGACGTCGTTGACAAGGCTCTAGAAGAATATGG AATCCCAGAACTCTCCCTCTCCTACAATGGCGGCAAAGACTGCCTCGTCATGCTGATCCTGATCCTCGCCTGCCTCCCACGACACTTTGACTCCTCCAACACGCCACCGCCGACCACAGaacccgccaccaccaccacacccATCAAGGCGATACCACAACCCCCGAGGCTGTCGGCGCCGTCACCACCACGCCAGTTCCCAGACTCGCTGCAGGCCGTGTACGTCGTGTCGCGCCACCCCTTTGCCGAGGTGGACGCCTTTGTCGACCGCACCTCGGCCGAGTACCACCTGGCCGTCGAGCGCATCGCGCAGCCCATGAAGCCCGCCCTGCACGCCTACCTGGCCGCGCGCCCGGCCGTGCGGGCCGTCTTTGTCGGCACGAGGCGGACGGACCCGCACGGCGAGAGCCTGACGCACTTTGACGCCACGGATCCGGGGTGGCCGCCGTTTATGAGGGTGCATCCGGTGATTGACTGGCACTATGCTGAGATTTGGGCt TTCATCCGCCGCCTGGGCATCCCATACTGCGAGTTGTACGACAGGGGCTACACGTCCCTTGGTGGCACGACCGACACGAATCCGAACCCTGCACTGAAGCGGGTTGTAGAAGATACGGCGAGCGGCAAGGCGGACTCGCAAGAGACATTTCGGCCCGCTTACGAGCTCATGGATGATTATGAGGAGCGGCTTGGGCGTGACAGGTAG